One part of the Rutidosis leptorrhynchoides isolate AG116_Rl617_1_P2 chromosome 1, CSIRO_AGI_Rlap_v1, whole genome shotgun sequence genome encodes these proteins:
- the LOC139861966 gene encoding uncharacterized protein isoform X2, translating to MVNKVSSLLSDLLERRNKSHQPLSKIEVHILCLLLECCTKVTSAAALMQIKRKDLIEEGLRQYCDEMVSMNEMAEIVLSFEDKKLPIHHIPGPEGVRGRNSDNTLIKEKLGWASTMWLKDGLRITYFWIKEQIEKEAMVLIFLSTGRLRLLGLKHRSNYDLKGR from the exons ATGGTTAATAAAGTTAGTTCTTTGCTCAGTGATCTGTTAGAAAGACGCAATAAGTCTCATCAACCGTTATCAAAGATAGAAGTTCATATACTTTGTCTTCTACTTGAG TGCTGTACGAAGGTTACTTCTGCAGCTGCTTTGATGCAGATTaag aGGAAGGACCTTATAGAGGAAGGACTGAGACAATATTG TGATGAAATGGTAAGCATGAATGAAATGGCTGAAATTGTGCTCAGTTTTGAGGATAAAAAGCTCCCGATTCACCACATTCCGGGACCCGAAGGTGTACGTGGTAGAAACTCGGACAACACTTTGATCAAAGAGAAGCTTGGGTGGGCCTCTACCATGTGGTTAAAG GATGGACTAAGGATCACTTATTTTTGGATCAAGGAACAAATTGAGAAAGAAGCAATGGTTTTGATCTTTCTGTCTACGGGTCGTCTAAGGTTGTTGGGACTCAAGCACCGGTCTAACTATGATCTAAAGGGCCGCTGA
- the LOC139861966 gene encoding uncharacterized protein isoform X1, whose product MIWQLKVYYLLKCLGSQLIMVNKVSSLLSDLLERRNKSHQPLSKIEVHILCLLLECCTKVTSAAALMQIKRKDLIEEGLRQYCDEMVSMNEMAEIVLSFEDKKLPIHHIPGPEGVRGRNSDNTLIKEKLGWASTMWLKDGLRITYFWIKEQIEKEAMVLIFLSTGRLRLLGLKHRSNYDLKGR is encoded by the exons ATGATTTGGCAGCTGAAAGTATATTATCTGCTCAAATGTTTGGGAAGCCAACTTATTATGGTTAATAAAGTTAGTTCTTTGCTCAGTGATCTGTTAGAAAGACGCAATAAGTCTCATCAACCGTTATCAAAGATAGAAGTTCATATACTTTGTCTTCTACTTGAG TGCTGTACGAAGGTTACTTCTGCAGCTGCTTTGATGCAGATTaag aGGAAGGACCTTATAGAGGAAGGACTGAGACAATATTG TGATGAAATGGTAAGCATGAATGAAATGGCTGAAATTGTGCTCAGTTTTGAGGATAAAAAGCTCCCGATTCACCACATTCCGGGACCCGAAGGTGTACGTGGTAGAAACTCGGACAACACTTTGATCAAAGAGAAGCTTGGGTGGGCCTCTACCATGTGGTTAAAG GATGGACTAAGGATCACTTATTTTTGGATCAAGGAACAAATTGAGAAAGAAGCAATGGTTTTGATCTTTCTGTCTACGGGTCGTCTAAGGTTGTTGGGACTCAAGCACCGGTCTAACTATGATCTAAAGGGCCGCTGA